Proteins from a single region of Pseudodesulfovibrio portus:
- a CDS encoding ABC transporter ATP-binding protein: protein MLKGNNLSFRYDSTPWILKDLNFHVRPGEVVGLPGPSGRGKSTLAKILAGHLVPQQGLVSCDGQPLPTRVFSPVQLILQHPELTMNPRWKIGDSLAEGHNPGPRTLERLNIEPAWLSRYPHELSGGELQRLALARVMTPKTRYLIADEMTAMLDPNTQALVWDAVLKWAGKHEVGVLAISHDRHLLARVAHRIDETFAPRDAVSHEEESCRAAA, encoded by the coding sequence ATGCTTAAGGGAAACAACCTGTCCTTCCGGTATGATTCCACACCCTGGATTCTCAAGGACCTGAATTTCCACGTCCGTCCCGGCGAGGTGGTCGGACTGCCCGGCCCCAGCGGTCGGGGAAAATCCACCCTGGCCAAGATCCTTGCCGGACATCTGGTCCCGCAACAGGGCTTGGTGAGCTGCGACGGCCAACCGCTTCCGACCCGCGTTTTCTCCCCGGTGCAACTCATACTGCAGCACCCGGAGCTGACCATGAACCCCCGCTGGAAAATCGGCGACAGCCTCGCCGAGGGGCATAATCCCGGCCCCCGCACGCTCGAGCGGCTGAACATCGAGCCCGCCTGGCTGTCCCGCTACCCCCACGAACTGTCGGGCGGCGAGCTGCAACGGCTCGCCCTGGCCCGGGTCATGACCCCGAAGACCCGGTACCTGATCGCCGACGAGATGACGGCCATGCTCGACCCCAACACCCAGGCCCTGGTCTGGGACGCGGTGCTCAAGTGGGCCGGGAAACACGAGGTGGGCGTGCTGGCCATCAGCCATGACCGCCACCTGCTGGCGCGCGTGGCCCACCGCATCGACGAGACCTTTGCCCCCCGGGACGCGGTGTCCCATGAAGAAGAATCCTGCCGGGCCGCAGCCTGA
- a CDS encoding methyl-accepting chemotaxis protein — protein sequence MKIHLGLGQRLVLLVSVVVLFLVTGTLLAVNVGTKNLTLDLSENVLSQNANSVSATLDSWLDERLSLLSLLASEPSVIEALNHGDYTVATDIALAAKARDASLESFFAHDAEGTSVITTNQGGRGKNYKSRGYYKDIIVDKKPYYISDITLSPVSNKPRLAIAVPVKDGGKTIGYVGMSVLATAFTERFIDPIKVGEKGYCFIVDPEGKILAHPDKDTIFKDLSNYHFIQEAVTRKNGFINYEWKGATKYMAFSDVKKTGWVVALSAEQDDLMSAAYTLQKFLLLLGVCGLLLTVVIIFFFVKRLVTVPLQRIQQKFATLAEGVLDPNIEGSFKAELAMLREAFISMVERLLAIVTDVKEASRAVSVGGAELTDASQTLSQGSTEQAASIEEVSASVEEMVSNITQNAENSNKTEELAARAAEDARRGGKAVSEAVTAMKNIAEKIVIIEEIARQTNLLALNAAIEAARAGEHGKGFAVVAAEVRKLAERSGVAASEISEISSKSVEVAEEAGQMLDKLVPDITQTAELVQEISVATTEQHSGAGQINKAMQELDKVIQSNAAMSEEVASSAEELSAQSAQLQETMSFFKTAAGQGRASRTMARRPVRTVKRKPAPALPARSTGASASAPEDVPSGGMNLEMDDEDFERF from the coding sequence ATGAAGATACACCTTGGACTCGGACAACGCCTCGTTCTTCTCGTGAGTGTTGTCGTCCTCTTTCTCGTCACCGGAACACTCCTGGCCGTCAATGTCGGAACCAAAAATCTTACCCTTGACTTATCTGAAAATGTACTCAGCCAGAATGCGAATTCCGTTTCCGCCACTCTTGACAGTTGGCTGGATGAGCGTTTGAGCTTGCTCAGTCTGTTGGCTTCGGAACCCAGCGTGATAGAGGCTTTGAACCATGGCGATTATACCGTGGCAACCGATATCGCGCTTGCTGCCAAGGCCAGGGATGCGTCGTTGGAGTCTTTTTTTGCTCACGACGCCGAAGGGACGTCCGTCATCACCACCAATCAAGGCGGAAGAGGGAAAAACTACAAGTCCCGAGGATATTATAAAGATATTATCGTCGACAAGAAGCCGTATTACATTTCCGACATCACGCTTTCGCCTGTCTCGAACAAGCCTAGGCTGGCAATTGCCGTCCCAGTGAAAGATGGCGGGAAAACGATCGGATATGTGGGCATGTCGGTGCTGGCCACCGCGTTCACCGAAAGGTTTATTGACCCCATAAAGGTCGGCGAAAAGGGCTATTGCTTCATCGTCGATCCCGAGGGCAAGATCCTGGCCCACCCGGACAAGGATACCATCTTCAAGGACCTGTCGAATTATCATTTCATCCAGGAAGCCGTCACTCGCAAGAACGGATTCATCAATTACGAGTGGAAGGGCGCGACCAAGTACATGGCCTTTTCCGATGTGAAGAAGACCGGCTGGGTCGTGGCGCTGAGCGCGGAGCAGGACGACCTGATGAGCGCCGCCTATACGCTGCAGAAATTCCTGCTGCTACTCGGCGTGTGCGGCCTTTTGCTGACGGTGGTCATCATCTTCTTCTTCGTGAAGCGATTGGTTACGGTCCCGCTGCAGCGCATCCAGCAGAAGTTCGCCACCCTGGCCGAGGGCGTACTCGATCCGAACATCGAGGGATCGTTCAAGGCCGAGCTGGCCATGCTTCGCGAGGCGTTCATTTCCATGGTGGAGCGGCTGCTGGCCATCGTCACGGACGTGAAGGAAGCCAGCCGGGCCGTTTCCGTGGGCGGGGCGGAGCTGACCGATGCCTCGCAGACCCTGTCGCAGGGGTCCACCGAGCAGGCCGCCTCCATCGAAGAGGTGTCCGCCTCGGTTGAGGAGATGGTCTCGAACATCACCCAGAACGCGGAGAACAGCAACAAGACCGAAGAGCTGGCCGCACGAGCCGCAGAAGACGCCCGCCGGGGCGGCAAGGCCGTGTCCGAGGCCGTCACCGCAATGAAGAACATTGCGGAGAAGATCGTCATCATCGAGGAGATCGCCCGTCAGACCAACCTGCTGGCCCTGAACGCGGCCATCGAGGCCGCCCGGGCCGGGGAACACGGCAAGGGATTCGCCGTTGTCGCCGCCGAGGTGAGAAAGCTGGCCGAACGAAGCGGTGTGGCCGCCTCGGAAATCAGCGAGATATCCTCCAAGAGCGTCGAGGTGGCTGAAGAGGCAGGCCAGATGCTGGACAAGCTCGTGCCGGACATCACGCAGACGGCGGAGCTGGTGCAGGAAATATCCGTGGCCACGACCGAACAGCATTCCGGCGCCGGACAGATAAACAAGGCCATGCAGGAGTTGGACAAGGTCATCCAGTCCAACGCGGCCATGTCCGAAGAGGTCGCTTCCAGTGCGGAAGAGCTCTCGGCCCAGTCGGCGCAACTGCAGGAAACCATGTCCTTCTTCAAGACGGCGGCCGGGCAGGGCAGGGCGTCCCGCACCATGGCCCGAAGGCCCGTCAGGACGGTCAAGCGCAAGCCTGCGCCCGCCTTGCCCGCGCGATCGACAGGAGCTTCTGCGTCCGCGCCCGAGGATGTTCCCTCAGGCGGGATGAACCTGGAGATGGACGACGAGGACTTTGAACGGTTTTAG
- the tpx gene encoding thiol peroxidase — protein MSERTGIITFQGNPLTLVGPEIKVGDTAPDFTIAANDLSPATLADFAGKVLIIAAVPSLDTPVCDMETRRFNTEAAALGDEVKILTVSMDLPFAQARWCGAAGIEAVQTLSDHAGASFGENWGTLIKELRLLTRAVFVVGRDGKVEYVEYLKEITEEPDYEAALAAAKKAVA, from the coding sequence ATGAGTGAAAGAACCGGAATAATCACGTTCCAGGGGAATCCCCTGACCCTGGTCGGCCCCGAGATCAAAGTCGGCGACACGGCTCCCGACTTCACGATTGCCGCCAACGACCTGTCCCCGGCCACCCTGGCCGACTTTGCGGGCAAGGTGCTGATCATCGCCGCGGTCCCGTCCCTGGACACGCCCGTGTGCGACATGGAAACCCGCCGCTTCAACACCGAGGCTGCGGCCCTGGGCGACGAGGTGAAAATCCTGACCGTGAGCATGGACCTGCCCTTTGCCCAGGCACGCTGGTGCGGGGCCGCCGGAATCGAGGCCGTGCAGACGCTGTCCGACCATGCCGGGGCGTCCTTCGGCGAGAACTGGGGCACCCTGATCAAGGAACTCCGCCTCCTGACCCGCGCGGTCTTCGTGGTGGGCAGGGACGGCAAGGTCGAGTACGTCGAATACCTGAAAGAGATAACCGAGGAGCCCGATTACGAGGCAGCCCTGGCTGCCGCCAAGAAGGCCGTGGCCTGA
- a CDS encoding FkbM family methyltransferase — protein sequence MELGIPVGTVIDVGVLSQTSELIRCFPDKKHALFEPVPDHEQAIRQAYKDLDYDLHQCAVSDQDGTSFLRLIRTDRQAVSHSQLADTEGEDCISVEQHKLDTIIPAHSYAAPFLLKIDVDGKDIEVLKGCREVLPQCSCVVVEATVPRIGPTLSLLSRQGFFLWDIVDLCYSHGTLWQVDLVFLPKKYQAEYSMKSPKEPATSHHSPWQPIF from the coding sequence GTGGAACTCGGGATACCGGTCGGCACGGTCATAGATGTCGGCGTCCTGAGCCAGACCTCTGAATTGATCCGATGCTTTCCGGACAAGAAGCACGCCCTGTTCGAGCCCGTCCCCGACCACGAGCAGGCCATCAGGCAGGCCTACAAGGACCTGGATTACGACCTGCACCAATGCGCGGTCTCCGACCAGGACGGGACAAGTTTCCTGAGACTGATCCGAACCGACCGGCAGGCCGTCAGCCACTCCCAGCTTGCCGACACCGAAGGAGAAGACTGCATATCCGTCGAGCAGCACAAGCTGGACACGATCATTCCCGCCCACTCCTACGCGGCCCCGTTCCTCTTGAAGATCGACGTGGACGGCAAGGACATCGAAGTGCTGAAAGGCTGCCGGGAGGTTCTCCCCCAATGCTCCTGCGTTGTCGTCGAAGCCACTGTACCACGGATCGGGCCCACCCTTTCTCTGCTTTCCCGGCAGGGGTTCTTCCTGTGGGACATCGTCGATCTCTGCTACTCCCACGGCACCCTGTGGCAGGTCGACCTTGTTTTCCTGCCGAAGAAATACCAGGCCGAGTACAGCATGAAATCGCCGAAGGAACCGGCGACGAGCCACCACTCTCCGTGGCAGCCGATATTCTGA
- the rsgA gene encoding ribosome small subunit-dependent GTPase A, with product MINHIHVPANTPGDPTRLRQLGWNEHFERHVAAMNRSQDRIGRVVSVLRNRFLVTDGRDEWLCAPAGKLLHSPHRDYPVTGDWVLVDDTVVTRVIPRRNLLSRGESGSRGNLSKAVKREQAIAANLDTVFIVCGLDRDYNARRLERYMTLVHNCGLSPVVVLTKADLHEDPVPFRLEIESIAFGVPVVLTSMLDDRGKDELESRLGEGQTVAMIGSSGAGKSTLANMLYGSAIQAIGEVSGSVGKGRHTTTTRELIRMPQGGMLMDNPGIREIAFHENGHGVESTFEDIRELAGMCRFADCSHEQEPGCAVQQAVRDGELPQARLESYRKMKREMQYLADRRTKSANRIEKERRQGIALLIKDMNKRKK from the coding sequence ATGATCAATCACATACACGTACCGGCAAACACGCCCGGTGATCCGACACGTCTCCGCCAACTGGGGTGGAACGAACACTTCGAACGCCACGTGGCTGCCATGAACAGGTCGCAGGACCGCATCGGGCGCGTTGTCAGCGTGCTGCGAAACCGGTTTCTGGTGACGGACGGCCGGGACGAATGGCTGTGCGCTCCTGCGGGCAAGCTCCTGCATTCCCCGCACCGGGACTACCCCGTCACCGGGGACTGGGTGCTGGTTGACGACACCGTTGTTACCCGCGTCATTCCCCGCAGGAACCTCCTGTCCCGGGGCGAGTCCGGTTCACGCGGCAACCTGTCCAAGGCCGTTAAACGCGAGCAGGCGATCGCCGCCAATCTCGACACCGTATTCATTGTTTGCGGCCTGGACCGCGATTACAATGCCAGACGCCTGGAGCGGTACATGACGCTGGTCCACAACTGCGGCCTCTCCCCTGTGGTGGTGTTGACAAAGGCGGACCTGCATGAAGACCCGGTCCCCTTTCGACTGGAAATCGAGAGCATCGCCTTCGGAGTTCCCGTGGTGTTGACATCCATGCTGGACGACAGGGGCAAGGATGAATTGGAGAGCCGCCTCGGCGAAGGACAGACCGTCGCCATGATCGGCTCGTCCGGTGCGGGCAAGTCCACATTGGCCAACATGCTGTACGGCAGCGCGATCCAGGCCATCGGCGAAGTCAGCGGCAGCGTCGGCAAGGGACGCCACACCACCACGACCCGGGAGCTCATCCGCATGCCCCAGGGCGGGATGCTCATGGACAACCCCGGCATTCGGGAGATCGCGTTCCATGAAAACGGCCACGGGGTGGAAAGCACGTTCGAAGACATACGGGAGCTGGCCGGGATGTGCCGCTTTGCGGACTGCTCGCACGAACAGGAACCCGGCTGCGCCGTCCAGCAGGCCGTCAGGGACGGCGAACTCCCGCAGGCTCGCCTGGAGAGCTATCGCAAGATGAAACGCGAGATGCAGTATCTTGCCGACCGCCGCACAAAAAGCGCGAACCGCATCGAAAAGGAGCGCAGACAGGGCATCGCCCTGCTGATAAAGGATATGAACAAGCGGAAAAAATAG
- a CDS encoding DUF21 domain-containing protein, producing MQSALIWVGIIFCLSQSAVFSGLNLAYFSLSRLRLEVEAHSGNKMAATVLALRQDPNRLLCTILWGNVSINVLLTLLSESVMAGVGSFVFSTVVITLVGEIVPQAYFSRKALVVGSFLAPLDRKGSGLLF from the coding sequence ATGCAGTCAGCATTGATATGGGTTGGTATCATCTTTTGCTTATCTCAATCGGCAGTTTTTTCTGGTCTTAATTTGGCTTATTTTAGCCTGAGCAGGCTTCGTCTTGAAGTCGAGGCGCACTCTGGGAACAAGATGGCTGCGACCGTTTTGGCTTTACGACAGGACCCAAACCGTCTTTTGTGCACAATTTTGTGGGGCAACGTGAGCATCAATGTCCTGCTAACACTGCTTTCCGAGTCAGTTATGGCTGGTGTCGGGTCATTTGTTTTTTCAACAGTCGTTATTACCCTTGTAGGTGAGATCGTACCGCAAGCTTATTTTTCTAGAAAGGCACTCGTCGTGGGGTCTTTCCTTGCCCCGCTGGACAGAAAGGGGTCAGGTCTTTTATTTTAG